The following are encoded together in the Fusarium keratoplasticum isolate Fu6.1 chromosome 1, whole genome shotgun sequence genome:
- a CDS encoding DUF3844 domain-containing protein codes for MKLTIGLSVALASFAAAAQQAAEQAARVYILRGSHPVEPTTSLTPSEARLILQQRLAPEGDGPSFRDIPASADKERIVSLINKYGKASAPLFTKEQNATPQQLVVVVEGMPTFEYESFFGWIFHTEPDFTVSRSQEKIEQNKFYDLSIAKKHGCPLSKVVSKEGSCWNEQSTVATYDRSQDADHPVTFLGELPKLQKLAESGEMETTLVFLPQGSDATESEEQQELRRRQAETVMTSVEDAVESAAETSSVAENPIFSSIPSIVPSCFTSEDSCIQGTANCSGHGFCQNRYAKRDGSSDGKDACFSCHCLGTVSESGSVTHWAGGACSKKDISVQFWLFAGFTISMVVILYLAIGMLFSVGEEKLPGVIGAGVSKSK; via the exons ATGAAGCTCACCATTGGGCTCAGTGTAGCCCTCGCCAGCTTTGCCGCTGCAGCTCAGCAGGCCGCCGAGCAGGCCGCCCGCGTCTACATCCTACGCGGTTCGCATCCCGTGGAGCCAACTACGAGTCTCACCCCGAGCGAAGCCCGTCTTATCCTGCAGCAACGACTCGCTCCCGAGGGCGACGGTCCATCATTTCGCGACATCCCCGCCAGCGCCGATAAGGAGCGAATTGTCTCTTTGATCAACAAATACGGCAAGGCCTCCGCGCCATTGTTTACAAAGGAGCAGAATGCGACGCCTCAGCAGCTTGTTGTTGTGGTTGAGGGAATGCCAACCTTCGAGTACGAATCGTTCTTTGGCTGGATCTTCCACACCGAGCCCGACTTTACCGTTTCGAGAAGCCAGGAGAAGATTGAGCAGAACAAATTTTACGAcctctccatcgccaagaagcaTGGTTGCCCCCTGAGCAAGGTCGTCAGCAAGGAGGGAAGCTGCTGGAATGAGCAGTCGACTGTCGCTACCTACGACAGGTCTCAG GACGCCGACCACCCGGTTACCTTCCTGGGTGAGCTccccaagctccagaagcttGCTGAGTCCGGCGAGATGGAGACCACCTTGGTTTTCCTTCCCCAGGGCTCAGATGCGACGGAATCCGAAGAACAACAGGAGCTGCGACGTCGACAGGCCGAGACCGTTATGACCTCGGTGGAGGATGCTGTCGAGTCGGCTGCTGAAACCTCGTCGGTTGCCGAGaaccccatcttctcctcgatccCCTCCATTGTGCCCTCTTGCTTCACGTCCGAGGACAGCTGCATCCAGGGCACTGCCAACTGCTCTGGCCATGGCTTCTGCCAGAACAGATACGCCAAGCGAGATGGTTCTTCTGATGGCAAGGATGCTTGCTTCAGCTGCCACTGCCTGGGCACAGTTAGCGAGAGTGGCAGCGTTACCCACTGGGCTGGCGGCGCATGCTCCAAGAAGGACATCAGTGTCCAGTTCTGGCTCTTTGCTGGCTTCACCATCTCCATGGTCGTTATTCTGTACCTGGCTATCGGCATGCTGTTCAGCGTTGGTGAGGAGAAGCTTCCCGGTGTGATTGGAGCTGGTGtgtccaagtccaagtaA
- a CDS encoding Arginine--tRNA ligase, translating into MATTTCSVSGIEDLLGKAGLHTPVPEFPGADIVHNPQDIFRVYLADTLQRLVDCDRLVAYEAIQPSNVTGQGDLVIVSPRLRLKDVKPKDLVLDLAHRLPRSPPFACPIKDGIHLRVFSSPNTLSRLLLPYIHDRCASYGYDSSLGLADAAAPDGPKKKVIVEFSSPNMESEFLVSHLRSTLVGSYVANIHTSMGWDVVKMNYLGDWGKQIGLLAAGWQRFGSEEEFAKQPLRHLLEVNHKIKELFKPEHEQVKAAKAEGKDASEIESRGLHAERDVFFKKMEDKDPEAIALWQRFRDATVKDYTDSYARLGVTFDEYSGESQVSAESIAEVEQALKEKGVYEEHDGSWMIDFTKHEAKGLSTTVVRFRNGTTSYLLRDLAAVLDRYKAHKFDKMIYVVAMEQEMHFHRVTKCLELMGRQDLAECIRHVAVAKINGLPDQFKDAKLLSDYLDGCHTVMQTSIDEETEEPLFVDKTDKSVDLLGLSGLFIQDFTHKRTTPYAVDSKKITSLVSESGAAIQNCYARLTSKLGETPGEVDYATLDYAALEAEDYAELLRIMTQYPDVAQLSFKSLEPSLIITYLLRLVDQVMMTLDDDNEQDWADKDETNKARMALYENARQVFENGLRVLGVSPYSS; encoded by the exons ATGGCGACGACCACCTGCTCCGTCAGCGGCATAGAGGACCTACTTGGCAAGGCAGGGCTGCACACTCCCGTGCCCGAGTTCCCTGGCGCCGACATTGTGCACAACCCCCAGGACATCTTCCGAGTTTATCTCGCCGATACGCTGCAGAGGCTGGTCGACTGCGATAGATTGGTCGCCTATGAAGCCATCCAGCCGTCCAATGTTACCGGGCAAGGGGACCTCGTGATCGTGTCCCCGAGGCTTAGACTCAAGGacgtcaagcccaaggacCTAGTTCTAGATCTCGCCCACAGA TTACCCAGGTCGCCGCCTTTCGCATGCCCCATCAAGGACGGTATCCATCTGCGCGTCTTCTCATCGCCCAACACATTGTCCCGCCTTCTCCTACCTTACATCCATGACAGGTGCGCCTCATATGGATATGACTCATCTCTCGGCCTTGCCGATGCAGCTGCGCCTGATGggccgaagaagaaggtcatcGTCGAGTTCTCGTCGCCCAATATGGAGAGCGAGTTCCTGGTGTCCCACCTGCGCAGCACATTGGTCGGTTCATACGTGGCCAACATCCATACTAGCATGGGATGGGACGTTGTCAAGATGAACTACCTGGGGGATTGGGGCAAGCAGATTGGACTCCTTGCTGCAGGATGGCAGAGGTTTGGCTCTGAAGAAGAGTTTGCGAAGCAACCACTCCGTCACTTGCTCGAAGTCAAccacaagatcaaggagctttTCAAGCCGGAGCACGAACAAGTCAAAGCGGCGAAGGCTGAAGGGAAGGATGCCAGCGAGATCGAGTCGCGGGGTCTACATGCTGAGAGGGacgtcttcttcaagaagatggaggacaAGGACCCCGAAGCCATTGCGCTCTGGCAGCGGTTCCGCGACGCAACTGTGAAAGACTACACGGATTCCTATGCGCGGCTCGGAGTCACATTTGACGAGTACTCGGGGGAGTCCCAGGTCAGCGCGGAATCAATTGCCGAAGTTGAACAAGccctgaaggagaagggcgtATACGAAGAACACGACGGGTCCTGGATGATCGACTTTACCAAGCATGAGGCGAAGGGACTTTCAACCACCGTGGTGCGTTTTCGGAATGGGACGACTTCATACCTGTTGCGTGACCTTGCTGCTGTCCTTGACAGGTACAAGGCACACAAGTTCGACAAGATGATCTACGTCGTCGCTATGGAACAAGAGATGCACTTCCATCGGGTTACAAAGTGTCTTGAGCTGATGGGAAGACAAGACCTCGCGGAGTGCATCCGGCACGTTGCAGTCGCCAAGATCAATGGGCTGCCGGACCAgttcaaggatgccaagttGTTGAGCGACTACCTGGATGGCTGTCACACTGTGATGCAGACCAGTATCGACGAGGAGACGGAGGAACCCCTTTTTGTGGACAAGACTGACAAGTCGGTGGATCTTCTTGGGCTTTCTGGTCTTTTTATCCAGGATTTCACTCACAAGCGGACGACGCCATACGCTGTGGACTCCAAGAAGATAACATCGCTTGTTAGCGAATCTGGCGCGGCGATCCAGAACTGTTATGCCAGGTTGACCTCAAAGTTGGGTGAAACGCCAGGCGAGGTCGACTATGCAACGCTGGACTACGCTGCCCTGGAGGCGGAGGACTACGCCGAGCTGCTGCGGATCATGACACAGTATCCCGATGTAGCACAGTTGTCCTTCAAGAGTCTTGAGCCGTCTCTCATCATTACCTACCTGCTCCGGCTTGTCGATCAAGTCATGATGAcgctcgacgacgacaatgagCAGGATTGGGCGGACAAGGATGAAACAAATAAGGCGAGGATGGCCTTGTATGAGAATGCCAGACAGGTATTTGAGAATGGCTTGAGAGTGCTGGGTGTCTCTCCATATAGTTCATGA
- a CDS encoding Small nuclear ribonucleoprotein G — MAPAQPELKKYLDKRLFVQLNGSRKVIGVLRGYDVFLNIVMDEAVEEKDGGEKVRLGMVVIRGNSVVMLEALERIGGDERQGR; from the exons ATGGCGCCCGCACAGCCTGAGCTGAAGAAG TACCTCGACAAGCGACTGTTTGTGCAGTTGAACGGCAGCCGCAAGGTCATCGGTGTCCTCCGTGGCTACGAT GTCTTCCTGAACATTGTCATGGACGAGGcggtggaagagaaggacgGTGGAGAGAAGGTCAGACTCGGCATGGTT GTCATCCGTGGTAACTCGGTGGTGATGCTCGAGGCACTGGAACGAATCGGCGGCGACGAGCGACAAGGCAGATAA